A segment of the Bufo bufo chromosome 5, aBufBuf1.1, whole genome shotgun sequence genome:
GGAAACGTTCCTCAACGGATCTAGGAGCCTTTTCCATCTTACAATTTAGgagaaattacattttttttttctaaatttgggGGCAAACGCTTTTGAAGCTCCTGCCAATGTGACTGGCGCATGGTGAATCCCTGGCGTGTCGCTGAGAGATGCACTTTGATTGCTGCGTTGATCCATGATTTTGAGAGAAAAGCTATAGAAAAAATTTTGTAATCAGTGGTCTGTACACCCAAAGTGTCGTAAAAACCTGCGAAACCTAATTGTTGTTTATAACATACGTTTTGCCTCACATGCAGAAAAAAATGGCGAAATCCGTCAAACCAGAATTTTCCATCTGAAAATTAAATGAATTGCATGTAATTTTCAAGGCTTAGACTGGACGCGAGCTTAGACTTCACTAAGCTAAGGTTTGGGCTCAGTCTAGACGTTCACCCGCTGTTCTGTTTCCATTGGTGGGTCTGTATGGTCTGGAATGTGTTGTGACTTtcttagggttttttttttttttcttcttctaaagCACCATCTCAGACTGCCGATTCGCTTTCTACTTCTGGAGGAACCGTTGTCTGCCCTTTGGGGGAAAGCTTCAGCACCAGAGGCTTCTCGGGATCCAGTCCATTAGTGATGGCAGCTTCTGGGGCAACCTGGCTTTTGGGTTCCTCCTTGTTCTCGTCTGGGACTTCGGGATATATTACTAAGAATGTAGCTGTGAGAAACCCCAGGAAGGAGCCTATAGAAGCCACCAGAGGTATTACTCGAACTGTGCTCCCGAAGTCAACCACCGCACCAAGGGCGGAGGCCACCAATATCTGCGAGATGTAAACCTGACAAGATAAGATGGCGCAGTCTATGCCGAATCCTCGCTTGGAGTTCCCAGGACTGTGATGAATATACTGCAAGGAAAAAGAATGAAGACAATTTTGTGACAAAAAGTGGAGAAAGCCATTGGATACCTTAGATACACCACAAACGGTGCCACacctgggttgtgtctggtactgcagcttagcttCTTTGAAAGTGAACAGGGTTGAGCTGCAACCAACaggtggacaggtgtggtgcactGTCTGGAAGAAAGTAGCTATGTTCTTCTAAGTAATAACTAAAGGAGGGGCAGTCGCTgattaaaactttacttttattaTATTAGGGTAAAAAATACTTTTACATCTTTTTGCACAGTTTATAAGCCTACTTTTTAGCTTACCAGCTCAATAGCCTTTATCCCCATACCTGGCATATGGTCCTGTATGTTTATGTTTAGGGCCTTAACAGGTCCTCCAGCATAGGACCAGGTTCCagtcggggccaccccttgcaggGTATTTTGGACCCCGTCCTAAGGATTTACTAGGCCAAGTAGGGTGTTGTAGGGTCAGTATACCTACTATACCACTCTCGACCCTCAGTTCTAATCACCCGCCAGTCCACCATAGGTGCCCACGTGGACATCCCTCTGTACCTTCATTGGGAACACCCCTTCCATCAAGGGGGTCAATAGTTTATTGCCTCCCTGGTCAAATGCACGGTGTGGGCACCTTTTTAGCCATCTTGATGGTCATATATGAAGCTCTATACGGTCTCACATCCATGACCAGTTGAGCTCCTATACTTCCATCACTTGCAtgtttgtttgtgtgtgtgtaggggCCTTTTTACCCGAAtatattaaaagtgaagttttaatcagCGACTGCCCCTCCTTTAGTTATTATTTCTCAGCTTTGGAGCAGTACTTAGGATAGGCTTTACCTGTCTACCCTGATTGACCTATCTACACGTTATGTTCTTCTAAGCCAGGAGAATCTCTTTAATGCAGTACTCTCTCACCTCTTTCATTTCATGGTATTGTCCTAGCAGGGCGTATGGACAGTAGGAGATGCTCATGGAGACGATTCCCATGGTGCTGATCATGATCATTGAGACGTAGACATTTGGGAAGATGAACATCACCGCAGTGCCGATGGAGAAGCCCAGGGTCCCCAAGATGTAGATGACTTTGATGCTTAGGTCATAGTTATCCAGGTACTTCTGTAGCAAGGCTGCATGAAACAGAGAACACCTAATTATTTGCAGGTCCACAGTAAACCGTAATCCACTCAATCCTGTAGAGAACATTCCTAGTCACCATAACCATGGGCGTTAAAGAACATTTCAGAAGGACATGATAAACTCTGTCCTACACACTAGAATTTTATCAATttctcacccccctcctccttcccacACTCTTCATGGGTCTCCTCGGAAATGTATCAGACACTGATAACTAGCTGATGATGTATTATTACCTGTGTTAATAACTTTTTCACTACACTAAGAAATCAGGGATgtaactattaaccccttaaatgcCCAAGACCACTAGGGATGTAACAATTCGCCCTTCCACTGCTCTAGACCAACATGGGTGTACTTATTAGACCCTTCATAGACAAAGACCAACACCTATGTTACCTtcaaccccttcactgccctaggcCCCAGAAATATAACCTTTAACCACTTTACTTCCCTAGACTACCAAGTGCAACGATTAGCCCCTTTCAAtgacctagaccaccagggatgttatttttaacccccttttAGCTTAGACCAGCAGGGATGTAACCATTAGCCTTGTCACGGAAAAACCACCAGGGATGTAACCATCAGCCCCTTCTCTGTCCTTGGCTACCAGGGCCATAATCATTGCCCCCTTCACTGACACCAGGAATAATACTTTTAACCCCTTTACTTACCTAGTCCCCAAGAGATGTAACCATTAGCTTGGTCACTGCCCCAAACCACCATAATGTAACCATtatccccttcactgccctagaccaccagggatgaatCAATTAGCCATCTACTGCTCTAGGACACTATGGAGGTATCTATTAGACCCTTCACAGAGATAAGACACCAAATATGTTACCTTTAACCCCGTCACTTCCCTAACCTTCAACTATTTCACTTCCTTAGACTACCAGGGATGTAACCAATAGCTCCTTCACTAATCTAGTCCACAGGTGATGCAACTACTCGTCCCTTCACTGACCTAGATCACCAGGGATGTTATCTTTAACCCCTTTGcagcctagaccaccagggatttaACCATTAGCCCAATTCATGAGGGATGTTACCTTTAACACTTCCCTACCCAAAAATCACCAGGGATGTAAAATAAATCACTTTATTTTCCTAGATCATAAAAGATATTCTACCATTAATCCCTAGAGAGATCAGAAAAACATTTTTACAGTCATTATTCATTTATAATATGTAATTGGCAAACATTTTGGTGAAAAGGGGTCCACATGCTGTCTTGCACAAGGACCTTTACTTGTATGTGACGGTCTCTACAATTTATGGTAGCATCATGGTATTTATAGTACAATTTACTGGTAGCATCATTTTTTAGTAGACCGGATAAACTGCCATGACATCTATGGCAATGTTCAATAAATGCAGGCACTGACGGCCAACGACAATGGCCAACCCCCTGACCAGGACCTCGGTCTCTTTTGCAGACTGTGGCAGTTCCGTTTCTTACACCTTCTTGTCTTCTTGTAAGGGTGACCACTATCTAAGCCCCTGTAGCTAAAGGCACCAAAGTGGTCACAGGCAGTTTCTGTGTACAGTAGACTGCCCCTTCATGCTGCACAGACCTGTTTTTGGTCTCTTCTACTCAAGCAAAAGCAGGACAAAAAAGGGGAAGAacgggcaaaaaaataaataaagattaaaAGATGTTCTGCCGCAAACAGAGAACACATAATACTCTTTGGCCCAGGAACACATGGACGTCCACGTGCTGTCACCGGCACACAGGAGCTGCATCTCATCAAAAACTCTATTACTCTAAGAGGACGAAACCAGCAACATCTGGTGCAGCTTATCCCTCGCCCAGCATGATACATGATTTAATTACTGCTGCTGTCTGACTGCTGACACCAGAGCCAGGCCGAGCCCGCTACAGGAGCCGGTATGGAAGGAGAGGTGTATCACTATACAAGTCATAAGGTTTGCCATTCAGCCGAATATCAAGACCTATGAGAGAGTGGTAATGGGAGTCATAATGGAGGTCACCCAACTCTCCAAGGGGCGGATACACATAATATAACGTTTATCAAGAGCAAGTATCAAGGAGTTTGACATCTAATGGAGATTCTGTAATGCCCTTTAATATCTTCAAAGGCTTACCTGAGCAGATAGCAGCAGTAGCAGCGTATATGACCAGACCCCAGCAGCCCATCTGCACCCCGGCATTGTACTGATGTAGTTCTGTGGAATTAGAGGGTGcctaaagagagagagaaaaactcAGAGTCTGGACTTTAATAGCAGTGATTTTCAAAATGCAAAAATCGCCAGAAAAAAAACTTTGCACCGACACTGAACAAGCAGAGAATGCAGTGCGCTTTTAGCTCAGAGTTTTGTAGTTTAATAAAAGGTCCTCTAAAACTGCGTTCACCTAAACTCTGTGCCAGCAATTGAGTTTGTAGTAAGCGAGATAAATATAAGTACCccgcgctgatgctgccaccctgcctggttACCAggaaaagattaaaggaccttaacatgtatagcttggaagaaagacgagacagaggggatatgatagaaactgctaaatacatgaagggaatcaacaaggtaaaggaagagagcatatttaaaagaagaaaaactgctacaagaggacatagttttaaattagaggggcaaaggtttaaaagtaatatcaggaagtattactttactgagagagtagtggatgcatggaatagccttcctgcagaagtggtagctgcaaatacagtgaaggggtttacaaTATTTCCAACATACAAtgctcttttctgacccatcgtaagttgaaactagactcaacatacaatgtctcagactccgaTCCAACTAATCAaggtcacttctctggtaaactagctggattagttgctagttagcagctatccCTGacggttatatgtaaggacttgttttatctgtcttcgttatctgcttatctttttcaaatcttcattttctctcatctttgatgacatttaggggctttggaaccgattactcaatttATAATGTTTTGCACATACAATGGTCTTCCTGGAACCACTGAACTCGCTTTACATTCAAAGCAAATGGAAACATTCTGCTTGTTGTATGACCCAATAtctaacgctgggttcacacctgagcgtactgaaggagcgctctgtatgcgccattttatcgggcgtttactATTCACGGCCggcaacaagcaaacgcccattgtcgcgcgtttccGGAAGTCTATGtaggggaacgcgcgacaatacgccccaaagaagctcctgtacttcttggggcgtagggcgttttacagcgcgttcgtacgcgctgtaaaacgctcagatgagaaccatgcccatagggaatcattggttcttgcctgttcagcgttttacagcgcgtaggaacgtgctgtaaaacgctcaggtgtgaacccagcgttagcGTTAATTGTTGAACTCCCTAGAGAGCAACGATGCACCCCTCCCCCCTACCCATCAGTCACAGAACACTACTTAAGATCTCAGTACAGCAGAACCTTTACTTTTCTAGTAGTCACAGCAGGCCCCTTACTTTCACGGAAGTAACAGCAGCTCCTCCCTACttcccagtagacccccttatccttAATACAAACCTTCCCTCCTACCCCAGTAGTGACAATAGCCACCTACTTCCTTAGTAGTCACAGAagtccccccccagtgccatctagTCAGAACAGCCCCTCCCTACTTCTTCACTAGGGAAAGCATCCCCAGTAATCACACCAGTCCCCCCGCCCCATATTTTCACTAGTAAAAGAAGATCCTTTATACaaccccagtagtcacagcagtccTCACAGCTTCACTAGTGAAAGCAGACCCTCCCTACAACCCTAGTAGTCACACAAGCACCCCTACTTCTTCACTAGTGAAAGTATCCCCGGTAATCACACTagtccccccccccgccccaaatTTCTACTAGTAAAAAAAAGTCCCTCTATACaaccccagtagtcacagcagtccTCACATCTTCACTAGAGAAAGCAGACCCTCTCTACAACCCTTGTAGTCACAGCAGCCCTCCTACTTCTTTACTAGTAAAAGTATCCCCAGTAGTCACACCAGTCCCCCCACCCCATATCTTCACTAGAGAAAGCAGACCCTCTCTACaaccccagtagtcacagcagtccTCACATCTTCACTAGTGAAAGCATCCCCAGAAGTCACACGAGTGTCCCCCCCCGACCCATATCTTCATTAGTGAGAGCAGACTCTCTCTACAACGGTAGTAGTCACAGCAGCCACCCCTACTTCACTAGTGAAACCATCCCCAGTAGCCATCACCAGCCCCTCAAattcatttctggtgaaagcagacCCTCTCTACATCCCCAGTAGTCATACCCAACTTCTTCACTAGAGAAAGAATCCACTTTCTATattccccagtagtcacagctgCCGCCTACTTCTTCACTAGTGAAAGCATCACCTATCCACATCCCAAGTagtcccccccttccccttcttctCCACTGGGGAAAGCATCCAAAGTAGTCATTTACACCTCCGCAGAAATTCTGCCCAGTAAAATACCAGCCTTAGGATGCCCTACCTTAGGATGACCTTCAAAGATGACCTGACCCATAAAGTCTGTGTAGAAGACGGCTTCAGCAATAATGGAAAACCAGGTCAGTAAGTGGCACAAACAAAGACGTAACAACTCTTTGGGCATCTTCAGCATGGAGAGCCAGAGCAGCCTGACCGTCGTCTCAGTCTCTCCTTCCTCGCTTTCGGTATCGCCACTGGAGTTGGTGGCGCCGCTCTGGTTCCGATGCCTTTGCCTTTGGCGCTGTCTCTTCTGCATGTCGTAGATGTCATTCATGCTGCGGgacgacttgatcagcaggatggcGTTGGCTCTCCTGTAACGATATCGGTGGGACCCTACTTTGCCGTAATAGGAGAAGGTGTAAGAGGGCTGGCGATAGAACATGTGCCTGCGGCGGCGCATGGAGTTGGCGGTGCAGGACTGCTTCATGCCTATCCTGGTGTGCCCGTTCATGTTCTCCTTCTGCATCATGTCCCCGCCATTGGGGACTTTAAATTCGTTAATGTGATTATCGAGCAACATATCCTCTTCCCTTTCGTTCTCCCTGAGGAAGGCAGACAGGCGGTTGAATTGGGATTTGAGGAGTTCCTGGCTGGTGCTGCGGGGCGTGTTCGGGTAGGAACAGTCCTGGAAGATGGAGGGTTCGATATAATGCAGAAACTCTGATTCGTAATCCAGCGTGGCGTCGGGCATGTGTAAGACAGAATCACTTTTGCTCCTTACGATATCCACTTCGAGAAAGTCGAGGTTGAGATCATTCTCGGACTGGACGTCGTCCGGAAAGGAGTTGTAGGGGTCTTCTTCGTTGATGACATTCAGCCGGGACATGGGCGCCAGGGTGCTGTTAAGTTTCATGCTGGACAGGGTGTCGGCTTCATCCTCCAGGCGGTCCTGCTGAGGGCTGTACTGTTCTTCTTCGATACTGAAGAGGTGAAGGCCGACAGACACGGAGAAAATGATGGCTGCGAAAAAGAAGAGGACTTGCTGCTGAGACTTGAACAGGGATCCGAGGAAAGTCTGAGTCCAGTCGAGACCGCCGAGCATGTATCCGATGGCACCACCAAGGCCTGCGGAAAAAGAAATGGGAATTGTCAAAAAGATTTTAgttaaaacccccaaaaagtagaGATAAAGAAACAACAAATCAGTGAGTGATGTCAGATAGATGTGGGAcgcacacctatctccagaatgcgCCCCCCCAAATAAAAGCAGAGCAGTCTCACGTGCGCAGCCCCCCTCcgttcaccgctatgggagttcaGAGAATAGC
Coding sequences within it:
- the SLC45A4 gene encoding solute carrier family 45 member 4; translated protein: MKMAPQSAESESMQVQDPTMAKLKKDEPKETESRDETISEVSIDRIPTRLWVMHGAVMFGREFCYAMETALVTPVLLQIGLPEQYYSLTWFLSPILGLIFTPLLGSASDRCTLRWGRRRPFILGLCIGVLFGVALFLNGSVIGLAIGDVPENQTIGIVLTVLGVVILDFCADATEGPIRAYLLDVADTEEQDMALNIHAFSAGLGGAIGYMLGGLDWTQTFLGSLFKSQQQVLFFFAAIIFSVSVGLHLFSIEEEQYSPQQDRLEDEADTLSSMKLNSTLAPMSRLNVINEEDPYNSFPDDVQSENDLNLDFLEVDIVRSKSDSVLHMPDATLDYESEFLHYIEPSIFQDCSYPNTPRSTSQELLKSQFNRLSAFLRENEREEDMLLDNHINEFKVPNGGDMMQKENMNGHTRIGMKQSCTANSMRRRRHMFYRQPSYTFSYYGKVGSHRYRYRRANAILLIKSSRSMNDIYDMQKRQRQRQRHRNQSGATNSSGDTESEEGETETTVRLLWLSMLKMPKELLRLCLCHLLTWFSIIAEAVFYTDFMGQVIFEGHPKAPSNSTELHQYNAGVQMGCWGLVIYAATAAICSALLQKYLDNYDLSIKVIYILGTLGFSIGTAVMFIFPNVYVSMIMISTMGIVSMSISYCPYALLGQYHEMKEYIHHSPGNSKRGFGIDCAILSCQVYISQILVASALGAVVDFGSTVRVIPLVASIGSFLGFLTATFLVIYPEVPDENKEEPKSQVAPEAAITNGLDPEKPLVLKLSPKGQTTVPPEVESESAV